A stretch of the Archangium violaceum genome encodes the following:
- a CDS encoding ferritin, whose amino-acid sequence MAGPPTNDLSTDVALVRRVLARELETINEYETHARASSSPEVRDFFLHLAAEEKEHVAEAVHMLRLLDAGQEAHFNKPVVAGHFQGAIEGQPSAPPAATPIPAAPAEPAQPARNGRNGQAESPTLLPPQRIVYGVPAPPPSPGTHPLTVGSLRRSR is encoded by the coding sequence ATGGCTGGTCCCCCTACCAACGACCTCTCGACCGATGTCGCGCTCGTGCGCCGTGTACTGGCGCGCGAGCTGGAGACCATCAATGAGTACGAGACCCACGCCCGTGCTTCCTCCAGCCCCGAGGTGCGGGACTTCTTCCTGCACCTGGCCGCAGAGGAGAAGGAGCACGTCGCCGAGGCCGTCCACATGCTGCGCCTGCTGGATGCCGGTCAGGAGGCGCACTTCAACAAGCCCGTCGTCGCGGGTCACTTCCAGGGAGCCATCGAGGGCCAGCCGTCCGCCCCTCCCGCTGCCACTCCCATCCCGGCGGCTCCGGCCGAGCCGGCCCAGCCCGCGCGCAATGGGCGCAATGGCCAGGCCGAATCGCCGACCCTGCTTCCTCCTCAGCGCATCGTGTACGGCGTGCCCGCGCCGCCGCCCAGCCCGGGCACCCATCCCTTGACCGTCGGCTCGCTGCGACGCAGCCGCTGA
- a CDS encoding sigma-54-dependent transcriptional regulator: protein MAKILVIDDEANLRKVLATILRRDGYDVTVAADGEQGLAEFNKNGADIVVTDLVMPRAGGMEVLRSVNAANPDVPVIIITAHGTVDSAVEAIKAGAFDYITKPFDQAELSAVIAKAAKAHDVAQRSVRADAKARAAIIGESPQLHEVFKIIDKVADTPSTVLITGESGTGKELVASALHGASSRRDKPFIKINCAAIPHNLLESELFGYERGAFTGAVTSKPGRFELADGGTLFLDEIGEIPVEMQVKLLRALQEGEFERVGGIKTTRVDVRLVAATNRDLQAEIETGRFRKDLYYRLAVVPIVLPPLRERRGDIPMLAGHFVEKYNRKLNKKIEGITDDAMALLQGYNWPGNIRELENLIERVLLFADGPSITAKDLPESIRQGSTPAPVLSVAPLEASTGEGGLKDIVRMKAAELEKDLITKALEETGGNVTRAARLLQISRKSLQTKMKEFGLRDTTAQDGRDEGIDD from the coding sequence ATGGCGAAGATCCTGGTCATCGACGACGAGGCGAACCTCCGCAAGGTGCTCGCCACCATCCTGCGCCGTGACGGCTACGACGTCACCGTCGCGGCCGATGGCGAGCAGGGTCTCGCCGAGTTCAACAAGAACGGCGCGGACATCGTGGTCACCGACCTCGTCATGCCCAGGGCGGGAGGCATGGAAGTGCTGCGCTCCGTCAACGCCGCCAACCCCGACGTGCCGGTCATCATCATCACCGCGCACGGAACCGTGGACTCCGCCGTCGAGGCCATCAAGGCCGGGGCCTTCGACTACATCACCAAGCCCTTCGATCAGGCGGAGCTCTCGGCCGTCATCGCCAAGGCCGCCAAGGCCCACGATGTCGCCCAGCGCTCGGTGCGCGCCGACGCCAAGGCCCGGGCCGCCATCATCGGCGAGTCGCCCCAGCTCCACGAGGTCTTCAAGATCATCGACAAGGTGGCCGACACCCCGTCCACCGTGCTGATCACCGGCGAGAGCGGCACCGGCAAGGAGCTCGTCGCCTCGGCGCTGCACGGCGCCTCCAGCCGCCGCGACAAGCCCTTCATCAAGATCAACTGCGCCGCCATCCCCCACAACCTCCTCGAGTCCGAGCTCTTCGGCTACGAGCGCGGGGCCTTCACCGGCGCGGTGACATCCAAGCCCGGCCGCTTCGAGCTGGCCGACGGTGGCACCCTCTTCCTGGACGAGATCGGTGAGATCCCCGTCGAGATGCAGGTGAAGCTGCTGCGCGCGCTCCAGGAGGGAGAGTTCGAGCGCGTGGGCGGCATCAAGACGACGCGCGTGGACGTGCGCCTCGTGGCCGCCACCAACCGGGATCTGCAGGCGGAGATCGAGACCGGGCGCTTCCGCAAGGATCTGTACTACCGGCTGGCGGTGGTGCCCATCGTCCTCCCGCCGCTGCGCGAGCGCCGGGGGGACATCCCCATGCTCGCGGGGCACTTCGTGGAGAAGTACAACCGCAAGCTCAACAAGAAGATCGAGGGCATCACCGACGACGCGATGGCGCTGCTGCAGGGCTACAACTGGCCCGGCAACATCCGCGAGTTGGAGAACCTCATCGAGCGCGTGCTGCTCTTCGCGGACGGGCCCTCCATCACCGCGAAGGATCTGCCGGAGTCCATCCGCCAGGGCTCCACGCCAGCACCTGTCCTCTCGGTTGCTCCCCTCGAGGCCTCCACCGGAGAGGGAGGCCTCAAGGACATCGTCCGCATGAAGGCGGCCGAGCTGGAGAAGGACCTCATCACCAAGGCCCTGGAGGAGACGGGCGGCAACGTCACGCGAGCAGCCAGGCTGCTGCAGATCAGCCGCAAGTCCCTCCAGACGAAGATGAAGGAGTTTGGCCTGCGTGACACGACCGCCCAGGACGGGCGTGACGAAGGCATCGACGACTGA
- the murJ gene encoding murein biosynthesis integral membrane protein MurJ, whose protein sequence is MSARPAARGSGALFVAAGILASKLVGLVRERVFAHYLGNGIVAAVFKAALRIPNFLQNLFGEGVLSGSFIPVYAGLLGKGDSKEADRVAGAVFGLLALATSVMVAVGLLATPLFVDTIAPGFEGEARSMAIQLVRILFPGTGMLVMSAWCLGVLNSHRKFLLSYLAPVVWNAAIITTLVVAGMRGLTGAPLAEVLAYGVVAGCLLQFLVQVPSVMKVLGHFRPTLSTASESVRQVLRSFTTVVLGRGVVQISAYVDTSYASLIADRALSTLTYAQTIYLIPVSLFGMAISAAELPEMSRAAGAGEEVAGKLRARLEAGARRIAFFVVPSSAALLLIGDVVAGALLQTGRFTASDTRYLWYVLMGSSVGLVASALGRLYASTFYALKDTRTPLRFAVIRVVVGAALAWFLALRLPGLVGLPEYLGTAFLPLAGGLMAWFEAQMLRRTLAPRIGHVRMPEGMPKLWGAAIAAGLTGLGVKVALTKVLGPMPGVTEWGGSLLPPPNLHPLLVFLAVVLPFGAVYFGITGALGIPEAKSVLQRVLRRRAR, encoded by the coding sequence GTGTCCGCGCGCCCCGCGGCGAGAGGCAGCGGGGCGCTGTTCGTGGCGGCGGGCATCCTCGCATCGAAGTTGGTGGGCCTGGTGCGCGAGCGCGTCTTCGCGCACTACCTGGGCAATGGCATCGTCGCCGCGGTGTTCAAGGCCGCACTGCGCATCCCCAACTTCCTGCAGAACCTCTTCGGGGAGGGCGTGCTCTCCGGTTCGTTCATTCCCGTATACGCGGGGCTGCTGGGGAAGGGGGACTCGAAGGAGGCGGATCGGGTCGCGGGAGCGGTCTTCGGGCTGCTCGCGCTGGCCACCAGCGTGATGGTGGCGGTGGGCCTGTTGGCCACGCCACTCTTCGTGGACACCATCGCTCCGGGCTTCGAGGGCGAGGCGCGGAGCATGGCCATCCAGCTGGTGCGCATCCTCTTCCCGGGCACGGGCATGCTGGTGATGTCCGCGTGGTGTCTGGGAGTGCTCAACAGCCACCGGAAGTTCCTCCTGTCCTACCTGGCGCCGGTGGTGTGGAACGCGGCCATCATCACCACCCTGGTGGTGGCGGGCATGCGTGGGCTGACCGGGGCGCCGCTGGCGGAGGTGCTCGCCTATGGCGTGGTGGCGGGCTGCCTGCTGCAGTTCCTGGTGCAGGTGCCCTCGGTGATGAAGGTGCTCGGGCACTTCCGACCCACCTTGTCCACGGCCAGCGAGTCCGTGCGCCAGGTGCTGCGCAGCTTCACGACGGTGGTGCTCGGGCGCGGTGTGGTGCAGATCAGCGCCTATGTGGACACGTCGTACGCGTCGCTCATCGCGGACCGGGCGCTGTCCACGCTGACGTACGCGCAGACGATCTACCTCATCCCGGTGAGCCTCTTCGGCATGGCGATCTCCGCGGCCGAGCTGCCGGAGATGTCGCGCGCGGCCGGGGCAGGGGAGGAGGTGGCTGGCAAGCTGCGCGCGCGGCTCGAGGCGGGGGCGCGCCGGATCGCCTTCTTCGTGGTGCCCTCGTCGGCGGCGTTGCTCCTCATCGGGGACGTGGTCGCGGGGGCCCTGCTGCAGACGGGCCGGTTCACCGCCTCGGACACGCGCTATCTCTGGTACGTGCTGATGGGCTCGTCGGTGGGCCTGGTGGCCTCCGCGCTCGGGCGCCTGTATGCCTCGACGTTCTACGCGCTGAAGGACACGCGCACGCCGCTGCGCTTCGCGGTGATTCGGGTGGTGGTGGGTGCGGCGCTGGCCTGGTTCCTGGCGCTGCGGCTGCCAGGGCTGGTGGGGCTTCCGGAGTACCTCGGGACGGCCTTCCTTCCCCTCGCGGGCGGGCTGATGGCCTGGTTCGAGGCGCAGATGCTGCGCCGGACGCTCGCCCCGCGGATCGGACACGTCCGGATGCCAGAGGGAATGCCGAAGCTGTGGGGGGCGGCCATCGCGGCGGGGCTGACGGGGCTGGGCGTCAAGGTGGCGCTGACGAAGGTGCTGGGGCCCATGCCCGGGGTGACGGAGTGGGGAGGGAGCCTCCTCCCCCCGCCGAACCTCCACCCCCTGCTCGTGTTCCTGGCGGTCGTGCTGCCCTTCGGGGCGGTCTACTTCGGAATCACGGGCGCCCTGGGCATCCCCGAGGCGAAGTCCGTCCTCCAGAGGGTCCTCCGTCGCAGGGCCCGCTAA
- the trmD gene encoding tRNA (guanosine(37)-N1)-methyltransferase TrmD, translating to MYPVEVLTLFPDSVSGYLSASILGKAREKGLLGVTVTYVRDFAEGKHRVTDDTPYGGGAGMVMKPEPLVAAIEAARARAPAGAKVLLMSPRGPAFTQAKARELAKEPGLILVCGRYEGVDERVMPYLDGELSLGDFILTGGEVAALAVVDAVARLLPGVLGNESSSVTESFEEGLLEHPHYTRPPVFRGAEVPAVLQSGDHARIARWRRWKALQLTRERRPDLFARLELGKADTKLLQKKEEEL from the coding sequence ATGTATCCCGTGGAGGTGCTGACCCTCTTCCCGGACAGCGTCTCGGGCTACCTGAGCGCGAGCATCCTCGGGAAGGCCCGGGAGAAGGGGCTGCTCGGCGTCACCGTCACCTACGTGCGGGACTTCGCCGAGGGCAAGCACCGCGTCACCGACGACACGCCCTACGGGGGCGGCGCCGGCATGGTGATGAAGCCCGAGCCCCTGGTGGCCGCCATCGAGGCCGCCCGGGCCCGCGCTCCCGCCGGGGCGAAGGTGCTGCTGATGAGCCCTCGCGGCCCCGCCTTCACCCAGGCGAAGGCGCGCGAGCTGGCCAAGGAGCCCGGCCTGATCCTCGTCTGCGGCCGCTACGAGGGCGTGGACGAGCGCGTCATGCCCTATCTGGACGGGGAACTGTCCCTGGGGGACTTCATCCTCACCGGGGGTGAGGTGGCCGCCCTGGCCGTGGTGGACGCGGTGGCCCGGCTGCTACCCGGGGTGCTGGGCAACGAGTCCTCCAGTGTTACCGAGAGCTTCGAGGAAGGGCTCCTGGAGCACCCCCACTACACCCGGCCGCCCGTCTTCCGCGGCGCCGAGGTGCCCGCCGTCCTTCAGTCTGGCGACCACGCGCGCATCGCACGCTGGCGCCGCTGGAAGGCCCTGCAGCTCACCCGGGAACGGCGTCCGGATCTGTTCGCCCGCCTGGAGCTCGGCAAGGCGGACACGAAGCTGCTGCAGAAGAAAGAGGAGGAGTTGTAG
- a CDS encoding family 1 encapsulin nanocompartment shell protein produces MPDFLGHAENPLREDEWARLNETVIQVARRALVGRRILDIYGPLGAGVQSVPHDEYTGVSPGAVDIVGEQETASVFTDARKFKTIPIIYKDFLLHWRDIEAARLHNMPLDVSAAAGAAALCAQQEDELIFYGDPKLGHEGLMNATGRLTVPLGDWTTPGAGYMAIVEATRRLNESGHYGPYAVVLSPRLFSLLHRIFEKTGVLEIETIRQLAADGVFQSNRLRGDSGVVVSTGRENMDLTIGMDMVTAYLGASRMNHPFRVLESLILRIKHPDSICTLESEPNRG; encoded by the coding sequence ATGCCTGACTTCCTTGGACATGCCGAGAACCCATTGCGCGAGGACGAGTGGGCTCGCCTCAACGAGACCGTGATCCAGGTCGCCCGCCGCGCGCTCGTAGGCCGCCGCATCCTGGACATCTATGGCCCGCTGGGCGCCGGTGTGCAGAGCGTCCCCCATGACGAGTACACCGGCGTCAGCCCGGGCGCGGTGGACATCGTCGGCGAGCAGGAGACGGCCTCCGTCTTCACCGACGCGCGCAAGTTCAAGACGATCCCCATCATCTACAAGGACTTCCTGCTGCACTGGCGCGACATCGAGGCGGCCCGTCTGCACAACATGCCGCTCGACGTGTCCGCCGCCGCCGGCGCCGCCGCCCTCTGCGCCCAGCAGGAGGACGAGCTCATCTTCTACGGTGATCCCAAGCTCGGCCACGAGGGTTTGATGAACGCCACGGGCCGCCTCACCGTGCCGCTCGGGGACTGGACCACGCCCGGCGCCGGCTACATGGCCATCGTCGAGGCCACCCGCAGGCTCAACGAGTCCGGCCACTACGGCCCCTACGCCGTCGTCCTCTCTCCCCGCCTCTTCTCGCTGCTGCACCGCATCTTCGAGAAGACGGGCGTGCTGGAGATCGAGACCATCCGTCAGCTCGCCGCCGACGGCGTCTTCCAGTCCAACCGGCTGCGCGGTGACTCGGGCGTGGTCGTCTCCACCGGCCGCGAGAACATGGACCTCACGATCGGCATGGACATGGTCACCGCCTACCTGGGGGCCTCCCGGATGAACCACCCCTTCCGGGTGCTCGAATCGCTCATCCTGCGCATCAAGCACCCCGACTCCATCTGCACCCTGGAAAGCGAGCCGAACCGCGGTTAG
- the rplS gene encoding 50S ribosomal protein L19 encodes MRRSAIEYVEAKNLRKDVTEFRTGDSVRVHWKIKEGDKERVQAFEGVVIRKTKGHNRATFTVRKVSFGVGVERIFPVHSPRYEKIEVLTRGNVNRNRLFYLRALKGKASRVESQEDAEMRRATSAGKAAEQARA; translated from the coding sequence ATGCGTCGCAGCGCCATCGAGTACGTGGAGGCCAAGAACCTCCGCAAGGACGTTACCGAGTTCCGCACCGGTGACTCCGTTCGCGTCCACTGGAAGATCAAGGAGGGCGACAAGGAGCGCGTGCAGGCCTTCGAGGGAGTGGTCATCCGCAAGACGAAGGGCCACAACCGCGCCACCTTCACCGTCCGCAAGGTCTCCTTCGGCGTGGGCGTGGAGCGCATCTTCCCCGTGCACAGCCCGCGCTACGAGAAGATCGAGGTCCTCACCCGCGGTAACGTGAACCGCAACCGCCTCTTCTACCTCCGCGCCCTCAAGGGCAAGGCCTCCCGCGTGGAGAGCCAGGAGGACGCCGAGATGCGCCGCGCCACCTCGGCCGGCAAGGCCGCCGAGCAGGCGAGGGCCTGA
- a CDS encoding ATP-binding protein: protein MHFVEVAVQNVRGFAPAGRFALKPGYLVLKPPADVSPLAGLALALLYADGRGGDASFAASAQKPGKAALTLVGQDSVTYRVLRELGGGGSLHRLNPSTKQPELVTQDTAEANQFLRGQVGLPPRTTFEQLFCLQSAQLPSRRPRGAGRPASTSGLGLRSAGSSPGLPALHSPSSPGMPALRSPSSGGMAISASGLGLQTVLPASDIPAAEAKLRELEKELVFCKEVDNLQFEVDGLNSQVFDLESKLRSTDGLKEKLRETEAAWSAEPTPESFGLPQDIVARAERYSRTLARRDEALARLNSEREVAEEEAARLPDVEPLVRNRNFWIAVAAGVACFIAGFFFTNAGRYVALLDIPAFGFAAVLALRYVDELQYKDKILRRGEMFVVREKKILEEFEAEAGPVRKALEVFDVDTPREIAPRLQRREQLGAEVAQLRAELVAMERHPELVEAVEQLPVIRQQIELLNAKIAEKGSFVRDVREVEREILRLKESIALARNPQLAGAGLMPGAEMGTGMEPLEDPSPLLLGLTGDLLATDVHAVVGMMRERCVQYFSALTERRYVGVEWDRDGRTMVVAASGRRMPVGELAPREVDLFFLSLRLTVVEKVSARVKLPLLVEDALVGVDETRMPLLARMLKHLGTLTQVLHVTPHAGFAQMSDGTVTL, encoded by the coding sequence ATGCACTTCGTCGAAGTCGCCGTCCAGAACGTCCGCGGGTTCGCCCCAGCGGGCCGTTTCGCCCTGAAGCCCGGATATCTGGTGCTCAAGCCGCCCGCGGACGTGAGCCCGTTGGCCGGTCTGGCGCTCGCGCTGCTCTACGCGGACGGGCGCGGGGGTGATGCCTCCTTCGCCGCCTCCGCGCAGAAGCCGGGCAAGGCCGCCCTCACCCTGGTGGGGCAGGACTCCGTCACCTACCGCGTGCTGCGCGAGCTGGGCGGTGGTGGTTCGCTGCATCGGCTCAATCCCAGCACGAAGCAGCCGGAGTTGGTGACGCAGGACACCGCCGAGGCCAATCAGTTCCTCCGGGGCCAGGTGGGGCTGCCGCCGCGCACCACCTTCGAGCAGCTCTTCTGTCTCCAGTCGGCGCAGCTGCCCTCGCGCCGGCCCCGGGGGGCGGGCCGTCCGGCCTCGACCTCGGGCCTGGGTCTTCGCTCGGCGGGATCGTCTCCGGGCCTGCCCGCCCTGCATTCGCCGTCTTCTCCCGGCATGCCGGCCCTGCGCTCGCCGTCGTCCGGAGGCATGGCGATCTCCGCTTCGGGGCTGGGCCTGCAGACGGTGCTGCCCGCGTCGGACATCCCCGCCGCCGAGGCGAAGCTGCGTGAGCTCGAGAAGGAGCTCGTCTTCTGCAAGGAGGTCGACAACCTCCAGTTCGAGGTGGACGGGCTCAACTCGCAGGTCTTCGATCTGGAGTCGAAGCTGCGGAGCACCGACGGATTGAAGGAGAAGCTGCGCGAGACGGAGGCGGCCTGGTCCGCCGAGCCCACGCCCGAGTCCTTTGGTCTGCCCCAGGACATCGTGGCCCGCGCGGAGCGCTACTCGCGGACCCTCGCCCGGCGAGACGAGGCGCTCGCGCGGCTCAACTCCGAGCGCGAGGTGGCCGAGGAGGAGGCGGCGCGTCTGCCAGACGTGGAGCCGCTCGTGCGCAACCGCAACTTCTGGATCGCCGTGGCCGCGGGCGTGGCGTGCTTCATCGCCGGCTTCTTCTTCACCAACGCGGGCCGGTACGTGGCGCTGCTGGACATCCCCGCGTTCGGCTTCGCGGCCGTGCTGGCCCTGCGCTACGTGGACGAGCTGCAGTACAAGGACAAGATCCTCCGCCGCGGCGAGATGTTCGTCGTGCGCGAGAAGAAGATCCTCGAGGAGTTCGAGGCTGAGGCGGGGCCGGTGCGCAAGGCTCTCGAAGTGTTCGACGTGGACACGCCCAGGGAGATCGCCCCCCGGCTCCAGCGGCGCGAGCAACTCGGCGCCGAGGTGGCCCAGTTGCGCGCCGAGCTCGTCGCCATGGAGCGGCATCCGGAGCTCGTCGAGGCCGTCGAGCAGCTGCCGGTGATCCGCCAGCAGATCGAGCTGCTCAACGCGAAGATCGCGGAGAAGGGCTCCTTCGTGCGCGACGTGCGCGAGGTGGAGCGGGAGATCCTCCGGCTCAAGGAATCCATCGCGCTCGCCCGCAACCCGCAGCTGGCCGGAGCGGGGCTGATGCCCGGCGCCGAGATGGGCACGGGCATGGAGCCCCTGGAGGATCCGTCGCCCCTGCTGCTCGGTCTGACGGGTGATCTGCTCGCCACGGACGTGCACGCGGTGGTGGGGATGATGCGGGAGCGGTGCGTGCAGTACTTCAGCGCGCTCACCGAGCGCCGCTACGTCGGCGTGGAGTGGGACAGGGACGGGCGGACGATGGTGGTGGCCGCCTCGGGCCGGCGCATGCCCGTGGGCGAGCTGGCTCCGCGCGAGGTGGACCTCTTCTTCCTCAGCCTCCGGCTGACGGTGGTGGAGAAGGTGAGCGCCCGGGTGAAGCTGCCGCTGCTCGTGGAGGACGCGCTGGTGGGGGTGGACGAGACCCGGATGCCGCTGCTGGCGCGGATGCTCAAGCACCTGGGCACGCTGACGCAGGTGCTGCACGTCACCCCGCACGCCGGCTTCGCGCAGATGTCGGACGGGACTGTCACTCTGTAG
- a CDS encoding YraN family protein: MGRGGAAVDRKEYGDEGEEVAVRFLEQQGYRVRARNYSCRHGELDVVAEHGETLCFVEVRMRSTAVWGDPSHTVSFSKQRKVVKAALHYLAVHRLRDRMLRFDVISVVGRGERATVEHLPGAFDAGM; the protein is encoded by the coding sequence ATGGGACGGGGAGGGGCGGCGGTGGATCGCAAGGAGTACGGGGACGAGGGAGAAGAGGTGGCGGTGCGCTTCCTGGAGCAGCAGGGCTACCGGGTGCGCGCGCGCAACTACTCCTGCCGCCACGGGGAGCTGGACGTGGTGGCCGAGCACGGGGAGACCCTCTGCTTCGTGGAGGTGCGGATGCGCTCCACGGCGGTGTGGGGGGATCCTTCCCACACGGTGTCCTTCAGCAAGCAGCGCAAGGTGGTAAAGGCCGCGTTGCATTACCTCGCGGTCCATCGGCTGCGGGACAGGATGCTCCGCTTCGACGTCATCTCGGTGGTGGGCCGCGGCGAGCGCGCGACGGTGGAGCATCTGCCGGGCGCCTTCGACGCTGGCATGTGA
- the rsmI gene encoding 16S rRNA (cytidine(1402)-2'-O)-methyltransferase yields MPGTLYLVATPIGNLGDISTRALETLRQVAFVACEDTRHSRVLLDHFGISADTVSLPAFAEGQRAGRILDRLEAGEDCALVTDAGSPGISDPGEKLVAEALERGVTVVPVPGPTALVAALSASGLPTGRFHFLGFLPRKGPERQAMLEEVAPLSATIALYESPRRLAETLVDLKDALGDRRAVVARELTKVHEEFVRGSLATLAERYATEEPRGEVVVLVEGRTGERRWSEEELRRALEAGLGRGEKLKPLSTELARRAGWSGQDVYRLGLGLKKQ; encoded by the coding sequence ATGCCCGGAACGCTCTACCTGGTGGCGACGCCCATTGGGAACCTGGGGGACATCTCCACGCGCGCCCTGGAGACGCTGCGGCAGGTGGCCTTCGTGGCCTGCGAGGACACGCGGCACTCGCGCGTGCTGTTGGACCATTTTGGCATCTCCGCGGACACGGTGAGCCTTCCGGCCTTCGCCGAGGGCCAGCGCGCCGGCCGCATCCTGGATCGGCTCGAGGCCGGGGAGGACTGTGCGCTGGTGACGGACGCGGGCAGTCCGGGCATCAGCGACCCCGGCGAGAAGCTGGTGGCCGAGGCGCTCGAGCGCGGAGTGACGGTGGTGCCGGTGCCGGGGCCCACGGCGCTGGTGGCGGCGCTGAGTGCCTCGGGGCTGCCCACCGGGCGCTTCCACTTCCTCGGCTTCCTGCCGCGCAAGGGCCCCGAGCGTCAGGCCATGCTCGAGGAGGTGGCCCCGCTGTCGGCCACGATCGCCCTCTACGAGTCACCGCGCCGGCTGGCGGAGACGCTGGTGGACTTGAAGGACGCGCTGGGGGACCGGCGCGCGGTGGTGGCCCGGGAGCTGACCAAGGTGCACGAGGAGTTCGTGCGCGGCTCACTGGCCACTCTGGCCGAGCGCTACGCCACCGAGGAGCCCCGGGGCGAGGTGGTGGTGCTGGTGGAGGGGCGGACCGGCGAGCGCCGCTGGTCCGAGGAGGAGCTGCGGCGTGCGCTGGAGGCGGGGCTCGGGCGAGGGGAGAAGCTCAAACCTCTGAGCACCGAGCTGGCCCGTCGCGCCGGTTGGTCTGGTCAGGACGTGTACCGGCTGGGACTGGGACTCAAGAAGCAGTGA
- a CDS encoding M23 family metallopeptidase, which produces MVVSLLLGLSAGGVWWWKQRLASETPATAAAGSNDTAPVAQGAVDAATASAPTAVAAPSSDPLKAAGLSRAVIRVEGPLETAVTAAAGPEVGPALAQVVTRTLVWWVDVPGDIRRGDTLDVLYEVRPNEEPLVHAVRFTSNKTGQTHKAYRFQAEGDKNPRYYLPSGEELELRLENSPLDDYEQVTSLLRDGRRHKGVDFKTPVGTPVKAPFTGIVRRKNWSFRFNGNCIELEEVGGKRRRALFLHMDELPRSLKVGDRIAAGAVLGRSGNSGRSFAPHLHYQLEAANERILDPYESHRTYRRSLAPAQRAAFEAEMRRQDALLGTTVAGG; this is translated from the coding sequence ATGGTCGTTTCCCTGCTTCTCGGCCTGAGCGCCGGAGGCGTGTGGTGGTGGAAGCAACGACTTGCCTCCGAGACGCCCGCCACCGCGGCGGCCGGGTCAAATGACACCGCCCCCGTGGCCCAGGGCGCCGTGGACGCCGCGACCGCCTCCGCCCCAACGGCGGTCGCCGCTCCCTCCTCCGATCCGCTCAAGGCCGCCGGGCTGTCCCGCGCCGTCATCCGCGTCGAGGGACCCCTGGAGACGGCCGTCACCGCGGCCGCCGGCCCCGAGGTGGGCCCCGCGCTCGCCCAGGTGGTGACGCGTACGCTGGTGTGGTGGGTGGACGTTCCGGGCGACATCCGCCGCGGTGACACCCTGGACGTGCTCTACGAGGTGCGCCCCAACGAGGAGCCCCTCGTGCACGCGGTGCGCTTCACCAGCAACAAGACGGGCCAGACGCACAAGGCCTACCGCTTCCAGGCCGAGGGCGACAAGAACCCCCGCTACTACCTGCCCAGCGGCGAGGAGTTGGAGCTGCGCCTGGAGAACTCGCCCCTGGACGACTACGAGCAGGTGACGTCACTGCTGCGCGATGGCCGCCGGCACAAGGGCGTGGACTTCAAGACGCCCGTGGGCACCCCCGTGAAGGCGCCCTTCACCGGCATCGTCCGCCGCAAGAACTGGAGCTTCCGCTTCAACGGCAACTGCATCGAGCTGGAGGAGGTGGGTGGCAAGCGCCGCCGCGCCCTCTTCCTGCACATGGACGAGCTGCCGCGCTCGCTGAAGGTGGGAGACCGTATCGCCGCGGGCGCCGTGCTGGGCCGTAGCGGCAACAGTGGCCGCTCCTTCGCGCCCCACCTGCACTACCAGCTCGAGGCCGCCAACGAGCGCATCCTGGACCCCTACGAGAGCCACCGCACCTACCGGCGCTCACTGGCGCCCGCCCAGCGCGCGGCCTTCGAGGCCGAGATGCGTCGGCAGGACGCGCTGCTCGGCACCACGGTGGCGGGCGGCTGA